A genomic region of Camelus ferus isolate YT-003-E chromosome 11, BCGSAC_Cfer_1.0, whole genome shotgun sequence contains the following coding sequences:
- the PTPN20 gene encoding LOW QUALITY PROTEIN: tyrosine-protein phosphatase non-receptor type 20 (The sequence of the model RefSeq protein was modified relative to this genomic sequence to represent the inferred CDS: deleted 1 base in 1 codon), which produces MDVSVFVTDDSTRVLLRENKDCINASYIKIVNSGEEYYYITTQGPLPGTTDDFWQMTLENNSNVIVMITREVEDRVIECHHYWPISTKKPLELKSCRVFLENYQILQNFVVRIFQVVRKSTETSHFVKHLQFTKWPDHGTPASAEGFIKYVRYVRKSHVTGPVLDHCSAGVGRTGVFLCVDVVFCAIERNFPFNTMNIVGQMREQRYRMIHTKEQYTFWYKIVHEILHKLLTLK; this is translated from the exons ATGG atgtttctgtttttgtaacaGATGATTCAACACGTGTTCTTCTCAGAGAAAACAAGGACTGCATCAATGCTAGTTACATTAAAATAGTCAATTCTGGAGAAGAGTACTACTATATCACTACCCAAGGACCACTGCCAGGTACCACAGATGACTTTTGGCAGATGACTTTGGAAAATAACTCT AATGTTATTGTCATGATAACCAGAGAGGTAGAAGATAGAGTTATCGAATGCCACCATTACTGGCCCATTTCTACGAAGAAGCCTTTGGAATTGAAAAGCTGTCGTGTCTTCCTGGAGAACTACCAGATACTTCAGAATTTCGTCGTTCGAATATTTCAAGTTGTCAGGAAGTcc acAGAAACTAGTCACTTTGTAAAACACTTGCAGTTCACCAAGTGGCCAGACCATGGCACTCCTGCCTCAGCAGAAGGTTTCATAAAGTATGTTCGTTATGTGAGGAAGAGCCACGTTACAGGACCCGTCCTTGATCACTGCAGTGCTGGCGTGGGCCGGACAGGGGTGTTCCTCTGCGTGGATGTTGTGTTCTGTGCCATTGAAAGGAACTTCCCA TTCAACACCATGAATATAGTGGGCCAAATGAGAGAACAACGTTATAGAATGATCCATACAAAG GAGCAGTATACCTTTTGGTATAAAATTGTGCATGAAATTCTTCATAAGCTTCTGACTTTAAAGTAA